The Thermanaerovibrio acidaminovorans DSM 6589 genome contains a region encoding:
- a CDS encoding iron-containing alcohol dehydrogenase: protein MWEKDNSIYQVKEIRTKTTCYLGVGAIDKIDPIMERLSALGHRTVLVVSGRSSYRTCWDKVQKAFERHSVSYVHYDRITPNPTVDSVDEAVALAREAKATAVVAIGGGSPIDAAKSAAILMENPGWDARDLYQLKFVPEKASPLVAINLTHGTGTEVDRFAVVSIPEREYKPAIAYDCIYPMFAIDDPALMTSLPADQTRFVSIDAVNHVIEASTTVAASPYSLLLARETVRLVAEHLPRALKDPTDLEARYYLLYASMIAGVAFDNGLLHLTHALEHPLSGVRPDLAHGLGLAMIVPAVVKNVYPAKPHALAEVLSPIAPGLKGDPSEAMEAARALEDWLFSVGVTSKLSQEGFGEEHIRKLVNLAKETPSLDTLLALSPVEATDQVIEDIYRTSLKPLPR, encoded by the coding sequence ATGTGGGAGAAGGACAACTCGATATACCAAGTGAAGGAGATCCGCACCAAGACCACCTGCTACCTGGGGGTGGGGGCCATCGACAAGATCGATCCCATAATGGAGAGGCTGTCCGCCCTGGGACACCGGACCGTGCTGGTGGTCTCCGGCAGGTCCTCCTACAGGACCTGCTGGGACAAGGTGCAGAAGGCCTTCGAGAGGCACTCGGTGTCCTACGTCCACTACGACCGGATAACCCCCAACCCCACGGTTGATTCGGTGGACGAGGCGGTGGCCCTTGCCAGGGAGGCCAAGGCCACCGCGGTGGTTGCCATAGGGGGTGGCAGCCCCATAGACGCCGCCAAGAGCGCCGCAATCCTTATGGAGAACCCGGGCTGGGACGCCAGGGACCTGTACCAGCTCAAGTTCGTCCCCGAGAAGGCGTCTCCCCTGGTGGCCATAAACCTGACCCACGGCACCGGCACCGAGGTGGACCGGTTCGCGGTGGTCAGCATCCCCGAGAGGGAGTACAAGCCCGCCATCGCCTACGACTGCATCTACCCCATGTTCGCCATCGACGACCCGGCGCTGATGACCTCCCTGCCGGCGGATCAGACCAGGTTCGTGTCCATCGACGCGGTGAACCACGTGATCGAGGCCTCCACCACCGTGGCGGCCAGCCCATACTCGCTTCTCCTGGCCAGGGAGACCGTCCGTCTTGTGGCGGAGCACCTGCCCAGGGCCCTAAAAGATCCCACGGACCTGGAGGCCCGATATTATCTCCTGTACGCCTCCATGATCGCCGGGGTGGCCTTCGACAACGGCCTCCTGCACTTGACCCACGCGCTGGAGCACCCCCTGTCGGGGGTGAGGCCCGACCTGGCCCACGGGCTGGGGCTAGCCATGATCGTCCCCGCAGTGGTGAAGAACGTCTACCCCGCCAAGCCCCACGCCCTGGCGGAGGTGCTCTCCCCCATAGCCCCGGGCCTCAAGGGGGATCCATCGGAGGCCATGGAGGCCGCCAGGGCCCTGGAGGACTGGCTCTTCTCCGTGGGGGTCACGTCGAAGCTCTCCCAGGAGGGGTTCGGGGAGGAGCACATCCGAAAGCTGGTGAACCTGGCCAAGGAGACCCCGTCGCTGGACACGCTACTGGCCCTCTCGCCGGTGGAGGCCACCGACCAGGTGATCGAGGACATATACCGCACTTCACTAAAGCCCCTTCCCAGGTGA